A window of the Pseudomonas sp. B21_DOA genome harbors these coding sequences:
- the phoB gene encoding phosphate regulon transcriptional regulator PhoB: MVGRSILIVDDEAPIREMIAVALEMAGYDCLEAENSQQAHAIIVDRKPDLILLDWMLPGTSGIELARRLKRDELTGDIPIIMLTAKGEEDNKIQGLEVGADDYITKPFSPRELVARLKAVLRRAGPTDGEAPIEVGGLLLDPISHRVTIDGKPAEMGPTEYRLLQFFMTHQERAYTRGQLLDQVWGGNVYVEERTVDVHIRRLRKALGDAYENLVQTVRGTGYRFSTKA, from the coding sequence CGTGGCGTTGGAAATGGCCGGCTATGACTGCCTCGAGGCGGAGAACTCGCAGCAGGCCCACGCCATCATCGTCGACCGCAAGCCGGACCTGATCCTGCTCGACTGGATGCTGCCCGGCACCTCGGGCATCGAACTGGCCCGACGCCTCAAGCGTGACGAGCTGACCGGGGACATCCCGATCATCATGCTCACCGCCAAGGGCGAAGAGGACAACAAGATCCAGGGCCTGGAAGTCGGCGCCGACGATTACATCACCAAACCGTTTTCCCCACGTGAACTGGTCGCCCGCCTCAAGGCTGTACTGCGCCGTGCCGGGCCGACCGATGGCGAAGCGCCGATCGAAGTCGGCGGCCTGCTGCTCGACCCGATCAGCCACCGCGTGACCATCGACGGCAAACCTGCCGAGATGGGCCCGACCGAATACCGCCTGCTGCAATTCTTCATGACCCATCAGGAACGCGCCTACACCCGTGGCCAGTTGCTCGACCAGGTCTGGGGCGGCAACGTCTATGTCGAAGAGCGCACCGTCGATGTGCATATCCGTCGCCTGCGCAAGGCCCTCGGCGACGCTTACGAAAATCTGGTACAAACCGTGCGCGGCACCGGTTATCGGTTCTCCACAAAAGCGTAA
- the phoR gene encoding phosphate regulon sensor histidine kinase PhoR yields the protein MNQNWHGTLIRHMLLLVTACLVIGLITGYYGWSLAAGLGLYLAWTLKQLLRLHEWLRQHQPDEAPPDGYGLWGEVFDSIYHLQRRDQRVRGRLQAVIDRVQESTAALKDAVIMLDSDGNLEWWNRAAETLLGLKTPQDSGQPVTNLVRHPRFKEYFEQDSFAEPLEIPSPTNDRVRIQLYLTRYGNNEHLMLVRDVTRIHQLEQMRKDFIANVSHELRTPLTVICGYLETLLDNVEEVNPRWSRALQQMQQQGGRMQTLLNDLLLLAKLEATDYPSDNQPVQIDTLLQSITSDAQQLSGAKNQRISLEADARLLLKGSEAELRSAFSNLVFNAVKYTPAEGNIRIRWWGDEQGAHLSVQDSGIGIDSKHLPRLTERFYRVDSSRNSNTGGTGLGLAIVKHVLLRHRARMEISSVPGHGSTFTCHFAPAQVASARAISAAE from the coding sequence GTGAATCAAAACTGGCATGGCACCCTGATTCGCCACATGCTGTTGCTGGTCACCGCCTGCCTGGTGATCGGTCTGATCACCGGCTATTACGGCTGGAGCCTGGCGGCGGGTCTGGGGCTTTATCTGGCCTGGACGCTCAAGCAATTGCTGCGTCTGCACGAATGGCTGCGCCAGCATCAACCCGACGAAGCACCGCCCGATGGTTATGGCCTGTGGGGCGAGGTGTTCGACAGCATTTATCACCTGCAACGCCGCGACCAACGGGTGCGCGGGCGTCTGCAGGCGGTGATCGACCGGGTGCAGGAATCCACCGCTGCGCTGAAAGACGCGGTGATCATGCTCGACAGCGACGGCAACCTCGAATGGTGGAACCGCGCCGCTGAAACCCTGCTCGGCCTGAAGACTCCGCAGGACAGCGGCCAACCGGTGACCAACCTGGTGCGCCATCCGCGCTTCAAGGAATACTTCGAGCAGGACAGCTTTGCCGAGCCATTGGAAATCCCTTCGCCGACCAACGATCGCGTGCGCATTCAGCTGTACCTGACCCGCTACGGCAACAATGAACACCTGATGCTGGTGCGTGATGTCACACGCATTCATCAGCTGGAACAGATGCGCAAGGACTTCATCGCCAACGTCTCCCACGAGCTGCGCACACCGCTGACGGTGATCTGCGGCTATCTGGAAACCCTGCTGGACAATGTCGAAGAAGTGAACCCGCGCTGGAGCCGGGCGCTACAGCAGATGCAGCAACAGGGCGGACGCATGCAGACGTTGCTCAACGATCTGTTGCTGCTGGCGAAACTGGAAGCCACCGACTACCCGTCGGACAACCAGCCAGTGCAGATCGACACGCTGCTGCAATCGATCACCAGCGATGCGCAGCAGTTGTCCGGGGCGAAAAACCAGCGCATCAGCCTCGAAGCCGACGCGCGCCTGCTGCTCAAGGGCAGCGAAGCCGAGCTGCGCAGTGCGTTTTCCAATCTGGTGTTCAACGCGGTCAAGTACACCCCGGCCGAGGGCAACATCCGCATTCGCTGGTGGGGCGACGAGCAAGGCGCGCACCTGAGCGTGCAGGATTCCGGCATCGGTATCGACAGCAAACATCTGCCGCGCCTGACCGAACGTTTCTACCGCGTCGATTCCAGCCGCAACTCCAACACCGGCGGCACCGGCCTCGGCCTGGCCATCGTCAAGCACGTGCTGCTGCGCCACCGCGCGCGCATGGAGATCAGCAGCGTGCCCGGTCACGGCAGCACCTTCACCTGCCATTTCGCCCCGGCCCAGGTGGCCAGCGCACGGGCGATCAGCGCCGCCGAGTGA
- a CDS encoding M23 family metallopeptidase, whose translation MLARLLFFCGLCLASGLAMAMTIYKSTDANGVVSYSDRPSKGAKVFVFQDRMVEHLDRQVYLDIKKQKGVDVVFARNDLYAPVEVALAFIGTSNVRGAPAQAIRRVLPPRSNTRLALLTAISRDQPLVYSPQFQYSLGDPAGTAQSYRYPLPWRGGPFRLSQGANGQYSHYGPKNRYAMDIAMPVGTPIIAARAGVVVKTENSQSGRGTDASGNFVRVLHDDGTMGVYLHLKQGSVSVREGQRVKVGSPLALSGNTGNSSGPHLHFVVQRNTGEGLVSIPYQFNQPLGALPNFALGKQ comes from the coding sequence ATGCTCGCGCGCCTGCTGTTTTTCTGCGGTCTCTGCCTGGCCTCCGGGCTGGCGATGGCCATGACCATCTACAAATCCACCGACGCCAATGGTGTGGTCTCGTACAGCGACCGCCCGAGCAAGGGCGCGAAAGTCTTCGTGTTCCAGGACCGGATGGTCGAGCACCTTGATCGCCAGGTGTACCTGGACATCAAAAAGCAGAAGGGCGTCGACGTGGTGTTTGCGCGCAACGATCTGTATGCGCCGGTCGAGGTTGCCCTGGCCTTCATCGGCACGAGCAATGTGCGTGGCGCGCCCGCGCAGGCGATCCGTCGCGTGCTGCCACCGCGCAGCAACACGCGGCTGGCGCTGCTGACGGCGATCAGCCGTGACCAGCCGCTGGTGTATTCGCCGCAGTTCCAGTATTCGTTGGGCGACCCCGCAGGCACCGCGCAGAGCTATCGCTATCCGCTGCCCTGGCGTGGCGGGCCGTTTCGCCTGAGTCAAGGCGCCAACGGCCAGTACAGCCACTACGGGCCGAAGAATCGCTACGCCATGGACATCGCCATGCCGGTGGGCACGCCGATCATCGCCGCGCGAGCGGGAGTGGTGGTCAAGACCGAGAACTCCCAGAGCGGGCGCGGTACCGATGCCTCCGGCAATTTCGTCCGGGTGCTGCACGACGACGGCACCATGGGCGTGTACCTGCATCTGAAACAGGGTTCGGTGAGCGTGCGCGAAGGCCAGCGGGTCAAGGTCGGCAGCCCGCTGGCGCTGTCCGGCAACACCGGCAACAGCAGCGGCCCGCACCTGCACTTCGTGGTGCAGCGCAATACCGGAGAGGGACTGGTGTCGATACCGTATCAGTTCAACCAGCCGCTGGGGGCGTTACCCAACTTTGCGTTGGGCAAGCAGTAG
- the phoU gene encoding phosphate signaling complex protein PhoU translates to MISKEGLTHHISAQFNAELEEVRSHLLAMGGLVEKQVNDAVTALIEADSGLAQQVREIDDQINQMERNIDEECLRILARRQPAASDLRLIISISKSVIDLERIGDEATKIARRAIQLCEEGEAPRGYVEVRHIGDQVRNMVRDALDAFARFDADLALSVAQYDKIIDREYKTALRELATYMMEDPRSISRVLSIIWVLRSLERIGDHARNISELVIYLVRGTDVRHMGLKRMKEEVEGTSAETANVPGEADDK, encoded by the coding sequence ATGATTTCGAAGGAAGGTTTAACCCATCACATTTCCGCGCAGTTCAACGCCGAACTGGAAGAAGTGCGCAGCCACCTGCTGGCCATGGGCGGGCTGGTCGAGAAGCAGGTCAACGACGCGGTCACGGCGCTGATCGAGGCCGACTCCGGCCTGGCTCAGCAGGTGCGTGAGATCGACGACCAGATCAACCAGATGGAACGCAACATCGACGAAGAATGCCTGCGCATTCTGGCTCGTCGTCAGCCGGCCGCGTCGGACTTGCGTCTGATCATCAGCATTTCCAAGTCGGTGATCGATCTTGAGCGCATCGGCGACGAAGCGACCAAGATCGCCCGCCGTGCCATCCAGTTGTGCGAAGAAGGCGAAGCGCCGCGCGGTTACGTCGAGGTTCGTCACATCGGCGACCAGGTGCGCAACATGGTCCGCGATGCGCTGGACGCGTTCGCGCGTTTCGACGCCGATCTGGCGCTGTCGGTGGCGCAGTACGACAAGATCATCGACCGCGAATACAAAACCGCCCTGCGTGAGCTGGCGACCTACATGATGGAAGACCCGCGCTCTATCTCGCGTGTTCTGAGCATCATCTGGGTCCTGCGCTCGCTGGAGCGCATCGGCGACCATGCGCGTAACATCTCCGAACTGGTGATCTACCTGGTCCGCGGCACCGACGTGCGGCACATGGGCCTCAAGCGCATGAAAGAAGAAGTTGAAGGCACCAGCGCCGAAACCGCTAATGTTCCGGGCGAAGCTGACGATAAGTAA
- the pstB gene encoding phosphate ABC transporter ATP-binding protein PstB, giving the protein MQHETHSHGINMSALGRDKQSLDLAQETVAIEVPGLSLYYGEKQALFDVSMNIPKQRVTAFIGPSGCGKSTLLRTFNRMNDLVDGCRVEGAINLYGNNIYRKGEDVAELRRRVGMVFQKPNPFPKTIYENVVYGLRIQGINKKRILDEAVEWALKGAALWDEVKDRLHDSALGLSGGQQQRLVIARTIAVEPEVLLLDEPCSALDPISTLKVEELIYELKSKFTIVIVTHNMQQAARVSDYTAFMYMGKLVEFGDTDTLFTNPAKKQTEDYITGRYG; this is encoded by the coding sequence ATGCAGCACGAAACACACAGCCACGGCATCAACATGTCTGCCCTGGGCCGCGACAAGCAGAGCCTGGACCTGGCGCAGGAAACCGTTGCCATCGAAGTGCCGGGCCTGAGCCTGTACTACGGCGAGAAACAGGCACTGTTCGACGTCAGCATGAACATCCCCAAGCAGCGTGTGACTGCGTTCATCGGCCCGTCCGGCTGCGGCAAGTCGACGCTGCTGCGTACCTTCAACCGGATGAACGATCTGGTCGACGGCTGCCGTGTCGAGGGCGCGATCAACCTGTACGGCAACAACATCTATCGCAAGGGCGAAGACGTGGCCGAGCTGCGTCGTCGCGTCGGCATGGTGTTCCAGAAGCCCAACCCGTTCCCGAAGACCATCTACGAAAACGTGGTCTACGGTCTGCGCATCCAGGGCATCAACAAGAAGCGCATCCTCGACGAAGCCGTTGAATGGGCGTTGAAAGGCGCGGCATTGTGGGACGAGGTCAAAGACCGCCTGCACGACTCGGCCCTCGGTCTGTCCGGTGGTCAGCAACAGCGTCTGGTGATCGCGCGCACCATCGCGGTCGAGCCGGAAGTACTGCTGCTCGACGAACCGTGCTCGGCTCTCGACCCGATCTCGACGCTGAAAGTCGAGGAGCTGATCTACGAGCTGAAGTCCAAGTTCACCATCGTCATTGTTACCCACAACATGCAACAGGCGGCACGGGTGTCCGACTACACCGCGTTCATGTACATGGGCAAACTGGTGGAATTCGGCGACACCGATACCCTGTTCACCAATCCGGCGAAGAAGCAGACCGAAGACTACATCACCGGTCGTTATGGCTGA